CTTCATCGCCGACAGCCGCGACCAGGCCACCAGCGAGCGCCTCGACAACCTCGAGGACCCGTACCGGCTGTTCCGCTGCCACACCATCATGAACTGCGTCGACGTCTGCCCGAAGGGGCTGAACCCCACCAAGGCGATCGGCAAGATCAAGGAATTGATGGTGCGCCGCGCCGTCTGACGGCGCCCCCGGACCCAGGCCATGGACGACCGCGACCGGCTCGACGACCACCAGCTCGGCAAGCTGCGCTGGCGCTGCCGTCGCGGTCTGCTCGAAAACGACCTGTTCATCGAGCGCTTTTTCAGCCGCCACGGGGCGACGCTGACCGTGCGGCAGGCCCGCGGGCTGGAGTTGCTGATGGACCTCAGCGACAACGACCTGCTCGATTTGCTGCTGCGCCGCCGTGAGCCCGACGGCGCCCTCGCCACCCCGGAGGTCCTCGAGGTGCTGGCGCTGCTGCGCACGCCCGTGCGTGATGGCGCCCCCACCCCCTCGGCGGACCCCGCCCAACCCCCCCAGGACTCCCCATGAAACTGCAAAACCACAAAGCCACGCTGTCGTTTTCCAATGGCGCGCCCAGCGTCGAGCTGCCGATCTACTCCGGCACCGTCGGGCCGGACGTGATCGACATCCGCAAGCTCTACGCGCAGACCGGCATGTTCACCTACGACCCGGGGTTCCTCTCCACGGCGTCGTGCCAGTCCGCCATCACCTACATCGACGGTGACAAGGGCGAGCTGCTCTACCGCGGCTACCCGATCGAGCAGCTGGCCACCCAGTGCGACTACCTCGAGACCTGCTACCTGCTGCTCTACGGTGAGCTGCCCAACGCGCAGCAGAAGGCCGACTTCGCGCGCCGCGTCACGCTGCACACGATGGTGCACGAGCAGATGCAGTTCTTCCTGCGCGGCTTCCGGCGCGACGCGCACCCGATGGCGGTGCTCACCGGGCTGGTGGGTGCGATGTCGGCCTTCTACCACGACAGCACCGACATCAACAACCCCGAGCACCGCGAGATCGCCGCGATCCGCCTGATCGCCAAGATGCCGACGCTGGTCGCGATGGCCTACAAGTACGGCGTCGGTCAGCCCTACATCTACCCGCGCAACGACCTGAGCTACGCCGGCAACTTCCTGCGCATGATGTTTGCCACGCCGTGCGAGGAGTACCGCGTCAACCCGGTGCTCGAGCGCGCGATGGACCGCATCTTCATCCTGCACGCGGATCACGAACAAAACGCGTCCACCTCGACGGTGCGCCTGTGCGGCAGCTCCGGCACCAACCCGTTCGCGGCGATCGCGGCCGGTGTGGCCTGTCTGTGGGGCCCGGCGCACGGCGGCGCCAACGAGGCGTGCCTGAACATGCTGGAAGAAATCCAGGCGATGGGCGGCGTCGAGAAGATCGGCGAGTTCATCGCCAAGGTCAAGGACAAGAACTCGGGCGTGCGCCTGATGGGCTTTGGCCACCGCGTCTACAAGAACTATGACCCGCGCGCCAAGCTGATGCAGGAGACCTGCCACGAGGTGCTGGGCGAGCTGGGCCTGGAAAACGACCCGCTGTTCGCGCTGGCGCGCAAGCTCGAGCAGATCGCGCTGGAGGACGACTACTTCGTGCAGCGCAAGCTCTACCCGAACGTCGACTTCTATTCCGGCATCGTGCAGCGCGCGATCGGCATCCCGGTCAACCTGTTCACCGGTATCTTCGCGCTGGCGCGCACGGTGGGCTGGATCGCCCAGCTCAACGAGATGATTTCCGATCCCGAGTATAAGATCGGGCGTCCGCGCCAGCTCTTCACCGGCGCGGCCAAGCGCGACGTCAAGCCGATCGAGCAACGCTGATACCGCCACCGCATGGGACGCACCCTCTACGACAAGATCTGGGACGAGCACGTCGTCCACACGGAGGAGGATGGCACCGCCATTCTCTACATCGACCGCCACCTGGTGCACGAAGTCACCAGCCCGCAGGCCTTCGAGGGGCTGCGCGTGGCCGGCCGCAAGCCGTGGCGGGTGTCGTCCATCGTCGCCACCGCGGATCACAACACCCCCACCACCGGCTGGGAGCTGGGCTACGACGGCATCGCCGACCCGATCAGCAAAGAGCAGATCATCACGCTCGACGCCAACATCCGTGAGTTCGGCGCGGCGGCGTATTTCCCGTTCCTCAGCAAGCGCCAGGGGATCGTGCACGTCGTCGGCCCGGAAAACGGCGCGACGCTGCCCGGCATGACCGTGGTCTGCGGCGACAGCCACACCTCGACCCACGGCGCGTTCGGGGCGCTGGCACACGGCATCGGCACGTCCGAGGTCGAGCATGTGCTCGCGACGCAGACGCTGCTGGCCAAGAAGGCCAAGAACATGCTCGTGCGCGTCGAGGGTGCGCTGCCGCGCGGCTGCTCGGCCAAGGACATCGTGCTCGCCATCATCGGCCGCATCGGCACCGCCGGCGGCACCGGCTACACGATCGAGTTTGCCGGCAGCGCGATCCGCGCACTGTCGATGGAAGGGCGCATGACGGTGTGCAACATGGCGATCGAGGCGGGCGCGCGCGCCGGGCTGGTCGCCGTGGACGACAAGACCATCGAGTACGTGCGCGGCCGGCCGCTCGCGCCCACCGGCGTCGAGTGGGAGCAGGCCGTCGCGTACTGGCGTACGCTGCACTCCGACCCGGACGCGCAGTGGGACGCCGTGGTCGAACTCGACGCGAGCCAAATCCAGCCGCAGGTGACGTGGGGCACCTCGCCGGAGATGGTGCTGCCCGTGACCGAGCGCGTCCCCGACCCGGACAAGGAAAAGGACGCGGTCAAACGCAACGCGATGGAGCGCGCGCTGCAGTACATGGGCCTGCAGCCCGGCAAGCCGATCACCGACATCGCCATCGACAAGGTGTTCATCGGCTCGTGCACCAACAGCCGCATCGAGGACCTGCGCGAAGCCGCGGCGGTCGTGCGCAAGCTCGGCCAGCGCGTCGCGCGCAACGTGAAGCTCGCGATGGTCGTGCCCGGCTCCGGCCTGGTCAAGGAGCAGGCCGAGCGCGAGGGGCTGCACGAGATTTTCCGTGCCGCGGGTTTCGAGTGGCGCGAGCCCGGCTGTTCGATGTGCCTGGCGATGAACGCCGACCGGCTGGAGCCCGGGGAGCGCTGCGCCTCGACCAGCAACCGCAACTTCGAAGGACGCCAGGGTGCGGGAGGCCGCACGCACCTGGTCAGCCCGGCGATGGCGGCAGCAGCCGCTATTCACGGGCGGTTTGTCGATGTTCGCCAGTTTGCCTGAATCCCTCATCCAAATCACACCGCTGACAGGAGACACCCATCATGATGCGTTCGATCGGTGCCATTCTCGTTGGTCTGGGGCTGTTGCTCACCGGCTGCAACACGGTTGCGGGTTTGGGAAAAGATATCCAAAAAGGCGGGCAAGTCCTGCAAGACGCGGCCAAGAAATAAATGGAACCGTTCACCCTCCACAAGGGCATCGTCGCCCCGATCGACCGGGAAAACGTCGACACCGACGCGATCATCCCGAAGCAGTTCCTGAAGTCCATCCGCAAGACGGGCTTCGGGCCGAACCTCTTCGACGAGTGGCGCTACCTGGACCAGCCGGGCCAGCCCGGCGTCCCGGAGAGCCAGCGCAAACCGAACCCGGATTTCGTGCTGAATCAGCCGCG
This region of Tepidimonas taiwanensis genomic DNA includes:
- a CDS encoding FAD assembly factor SdhE produces the protein MDDRDRLDDHQLGKLRWRCRRGLLENDLFIERFFSRHGATLTVRQARGLELLMDLSDNDLLDLLLRRREPDGALATPEVLEVLALLRTPVRDGAPTPSADPAQPPQDSP
- the gltA gene encoding citrate synthase, producing the protein MKLQNHKATLSFSNGAPSVELPIYSGTVGPDVIDIRKLYAQTGMFTYDPGFLSTASCQSAITYIDGDKGELLYRGYPIEQLATQCDYLETCYLLLYGELPNAQQKADFARRVTLHTMVHEQMQFFLRGFRRDAHPMAVLTGLVGAMSAFYHDSTDINNPEHREIAAIRLIAKMPTLVAMAYKYGVGQPYIYPRNDLSYAGNFLRMMFATPCEEYRVNPVLERAMDRIFILHADHEQNASTSTVRLCGSSGTNPFAAIAAGVACLWGPAHGGANEACLNMLEEIQAMGGVEKIGEFIAKVKDKNSGVRLMGFGHRVYKNYDPRAKLMQETCHEVLGELGLENDPLFALARKLEQIALEDDYFVQRKLYPNVDFYSGIVQRAIGIPVNLFTGIFALARTVGWIAQLNEMISDPEYKIGRPRQLFTGAAKRDVKPIEQR
- the leuC gene encoding 3-isopropylmalate dehydratase large subunit, which encodes MGRTLYDKIWDEHVVHTEEDGTAILYIDRHLVHEVTSPQAFEGLRVAGRKPWRVSSIVATADHNTPTTGWELGYDGIADPISKEQIITLDANIREFGAAAYFPFLSKRQGIVHVVGPENGATLPGMTVVCGDSHTSTHGAFGALAHGIGTSEVEHVLATQTLLAKKAKNMLVRVEGALPRGCSAKDIVLAIIGRIGTAGGTGYTIEFAGSAIRALSMEGRMTVCNMAIEAGARAGLVAVDDKTIEYVRGRPLAPTGVEWEQAVAYWRTLHSDPDAQWDAVVELDASQIQPQVTWGTSPEMVLPVTERVPDPDKEKDAVKRNAMERALQYMGLQPGKPITDIAIDKVFIGSCTNSRIEDLREAAAVVRKLGQRVARNVKLAMVVPGSGLVKEQAEREGLHEIFRAAGFEWREPGCSMCLAMNADRLEPGERCASTSNRNFEGRQGAGGRTHLVSPAMAAAAAIHGRFVDVRQFA
- a CDS encoding entericidin A/B family lipoprotein produces the protein MMRSIGAILVGLGLLLTGCNTVAGLGKDIQKGGQVLQDAAKK